A segment of the Bacillus sp. es.034 genome:
GCAATTCCACCGACCAATGGCAAGGAAATGGCGACCCACATCCAGAAACTCATTTAACTAACTTCCATGAATGAGAGAATCTTGTCTTTGAATCCACCATTGCTTGTATAGAGTATATACGTTTCAGCACTTGTCTTGATGACGACTCGATCTGTGTGCCCGTATGGGAATCCGATTCGGATGGCCTTCTTATCTTCACCACCATATGTATCATCCATCGTTACGTCCTTGATTTCTGAAAGAGGGATATCTATTTGGCTTAACTGCCATTTGATTCGCAAGTTCTCATTGTTCCTCGATACCTTTACTTCCAAACTGATCACTCCTGTCTATATCAATATCTACGGGATAAGAATACAGAAAGTTTCAAATTTCTTCCTATTTTGAACTCGAAGTCTCTTTCTTCCTTTTGTTTTCAGGTTTCTTTAACCAGTAACGAACCCCTTTTCCAGCCAGCGGTTCGTCATTGTATCTTGGAATAACGTGAAGGTGGGCATGGAAAATAAACTGATTGGACACCTCTCCGACATTCCATCCAAGGGTATAGCCGTCTGGTGAATACGTTTCATCTAAATATGTCTTTGCCTTTTGTAATAATTCGTATGTATCGTTCCACTCTTTCTCCGTTAACTCGAATGCATTTGCGTGATGACTTTTCGGGACGATCACGCCGGAGCCTTCGAGTACATCCTGGTGCTTGTTATGCTGCAAGAAATAGCAGGATTCGTTTTCAAATACGATATTTTGGTCTTGGTCCTTTTCCGGATGGCAGAATGGACAGGTTTCTTGATTGGTCATGTGTTTTCTCCTTCTATATGTGAGTTTGCGAGAGTCCCATCTCTTCTTCCAATTATTTCAAACCTCCCTCCCTTTGACAATCCCAAATCCCAGTAGTGTCACTCACTTCACTCAACTGTTCATTTTTGCAAAAACACCCCATACAAACTCTACACAGTGAAACCCCTTTCATAGCTGGTTAAATGGCTTTATACTAGACTCATAAGATGATCATCTACTAAAACAAGAATATAAATATGCAAAATTAATTACTAGAGGAGGATCCTCATGGTATTGGATAAAAGACGTGCACACTTATTATCCATCATTCAACATTCGCCTGACCCGATCCCGACGAAGGAGCTTGTCGCCAGGATGAACCTGTCTCAGCGGACCATTTATTACGATCTTGATCAGATCAACAGCTGGCTGAAGACGGAAGGGTTGGAACCGATTGAAAGTCAGCATGGGAAGGGGTTGTACTTGCCCCCTGATTCGAAATCGAAGTTGATGGTTTCGAAGGATCAGAGTTTTGAAGATTGGCAGTATCAGTTATCAAAAGAAGAGCGCGAAGTCCTCATTAAAGCATCCATCCTGTTGGAAGAACAAGATGCGTCGATGCAGCGGTTCATGGATCTGACGAGCATGAGCCGGGGGACGATCGCGAAGGTGATTAAAGACATCAAGAAGGAATTTCACGAAGCAGGTTTGCATTTGTACTATAAAAAAGGATCGGGTTACCGGCTGAGTGGTCCCGAGGAGGCAAAGCGGACGATGCTTTCCACGATTCTCGCCACCATCTTTTCCCACCACGATTGGCAGAATGTCCGGAATGAGGTTCACAGGATGATCCAGCCGGAAGCCGATACGTGGTCACAGGAAACGGAGCAAAGGCGCCTGGTGAGGGAAATTCTATATGAAGCGGAAAAGGAATTGGGATTGACGCTGACGGATGAAATGGTTGAGATTCTGTCCCTGCAGATCCTGATGATCATGAAGCGGATCGAATGGCACAAGTACATTTCGGTCCCG
Coding sequences within it:
- a CDS encoding PH domain-containing protein; its protein translation is MEVKVSRNNENLRIKWQLSQIDIPLSEIKDVTMDDTYGGEDKKAIRIGFPYGHTDRVVIKTSAETYILYTSNGGFKDKILSFMEVS
- a CDS encoding HIT family protein, with protein sequence MTNQETCPFCHPEKDQDQNIVFENESCYFLQHNKHQDVLEGSGVIVPKSHHANAFELTEKEWNDTYELLQKAKTYLDETYSPDGYTLGWNVGEVSNQFIFHAHLHVIPRYNDEPLAGKGVRYWLKKPENKRKKETSSSK